Below is a genomic region from Salmo salar chromosome ssa11, Ssal_v3.1, whole genome shotgun sequence.
GCTCAAATTTCTACTGGAAAGCCCGGACTGCTGTTATCATATCCCACACTGTGTTGTCCCATCCGTGCAGCTTAACATTCAGTTGATTAAGATGTATTGTCTGGCAAAAATGCAACTGTTTCCATCTTCTCATCATCTTCCAAAAACTCAGAGAACTGAGTTGCCTTGTCACCTCTTTTGCTCTGATTAGAAAGCTTTCATTTCCTCCTGAATGGCCCAAAAGTGTTCCTAAACCCTGCCTTTGCAGAGCCATCTGACATTGTTGTGCAGTGGTAAGTCATCAAAACTGGCATTGGCCTCTGTCAGAATGCCTCGTAGCAGGCGGTGTTGTAGGGATGATGTTGCTCTCAAAAAGTTGCTAACTTTCATCATCGTTGTCATGACCTCAGAATACTCTTTTCCCAGACTGGCACACAGGACAGATTGATGGATGATGCAGTGATATGAAGTCAGGTCAGGGTGGTCCTCTTTCAAACGTGCAACCAGTCCCCTCCCTCTTCCTATCATGGCTGGAGCTCCATCTGTGGTGATGGAGACCCCTGACTTCAGATTTCTCCCCCTTTTGGTCAGCATCCCTTTGATGGCATCATGGATATCCTCTCCACGCTTCTAGATTTGTTAAACCCGACAGCTTAAGAATTCCTTCTTTGTTTCATTCTAAAATCTAACAAACAACAGAAGATGGGCATTGTCAGTGTTATCTGTTGATTCATCCACAGCTAATGAAATGCACGGTGCATTCTGAATGTCCTCATCAAGTTGTGAAGTCAAATCTTCAGCTAATATTTCACTTCTCCTCATTGCTGTGGAATCTGAAAGTGGGATCTGTTTGATCTTTCCCTGAGCTCATCTTTTTGTTTACCTTCAAGCAAGACGTCAGCAACTTCACACATGCATTCTTGTACCATCTCAGCatctgaaaatgttttttttgtggttTCCCAAAACCGAAGCTAGCCTCAGTGAACACTCCATTGAATGTTGCTGGGCTGTCAGGGAATTGACAAGGACTTTGGTGGACCTCTCATATTGGGATTTGAGTTGGTTAATCTTGTTTGTTCTCACCTCCGTGTTCAGGAGATGTCTGATCCAATTTGCTATGCCTGGTGTCATAATGGCACTTAACATTGGCATTTTTCACGAGAGCTACGGACTCACTGCATATCAGGTACATTGGTTTTGTGCTAGTTGCGGGGAGAATTAATAAATACTGTTCCGTCCACTCGTCTTTGAATATACGGTTTTCAGAGtccttttttaaataatttttttacaaGCCATATTAACAAAGATACTGGTAACTAAGTTTTCTATCTGTGATATTTACAGTTGAACCGCGGTCAAATATTTCTGTTTCTTTCTGCCTACTTATCGGAAGGTtccacagaggatatttggattcACGTGATTGGGTAAAACGCAGCCTCTTGTAATCACGCGATTGTATAAGACGGGGCACTAGTAGAGGTGGCCATTGCTTCAAgggaagagagtgagaaagagagtttGCTGAGTTAAAGAGGCCACTGCGCCCGGTTGATTTCTTAAAGCTGTCTAAAAAGAATGTATTGACTTTTATATAACAAAATGCAATGTTGTCCGGTCCGGATTGACCCTTATCTGGGTCCGGTCCCGGAACACAGTCCGCCAGTTAAGTTTGGCTGCCATATCTGAATTTTGTTTCTAACCTCAAACGTTCTGCCAATGTCACTCAAAAGCCCATTATGTCTGGATCAAGTTTCAAGTGAGGCCTACCTTTCTGCCATGTAGTGGGGGAGGGGCAAATTAATTCATTGTTCATTGGacatcccagctcaaccctaaccccaagAGACAAGATGTGGAGGGctatggttagggttgagccgggaTATGGATATGAAGCTACAGTAAGGGTTAAGGTTGAGTTTAGAGTTtgtctgcttgcctgcctgcctgcctgcgtgtttatgtctgtctgcctgtctgtctttaaCCAATTTACCCATTGCAGCTCTGTCACCAACGTTTTTGccttgaatgcaatgtattgactTATATGCCAATATCCTTTATGCATATCTATGCGTCAATATCCTCTCTGTGGAGGGGGgaagtggagagagatggaggtgggagatagagggagcgagagaaataGTATAGAGGGGGGAATGAAGGAAGGAGACAGAATGGCAGgggcgatagagagagagcaagcgagaaaATAGAAGAGAGTAGGGTGTCATGTATGTGATGCCTTTCTCTATGTGTCCATATTGTGATGCTATTCTTCCCCCATTGACTGCAATTTATTGACATACGCTTCAACCCTGTGACACATCTTTTCCTATTAACTGCATTTATTGACATAAGATTAAATTGGTTGAAGTTTGTCTTTTCCCATTGACTGCTATGTATTGACAAAACCCTGTGACATATTTTCCCATTGACTGCAATGTATTGGCATAAATGTCAACCCTGTGGcactcatcttttcccattgactgcaATGTACTGAGAAAAATGTCACCTAAGGTGACacatcttttcccattgactgcaATGTCCTCAGAAAATCAGCTGCTGTGACATTTTAGTTTTTAGCAAAACAAACGTGCCAGGATGACGTTTTCAGGCTAATAATGGGCGGTTCAGCCTATTTGGGCCCAATAAAAATGATatgacatttagcagacacttttatccagattGACTGAGTCTTAGTGGCACCATTAGAGTAGAGGCAGCGTGTACGCCGTATACCCACTTCCTTTTCAGTGGGCATTGCATATGCTCACTTCTTAAACCCCACGAtgtgtatcaaagtagtgtaaGGGAGGTACATGCCGTATCAATTAATAAAGCTGatggaacagatcagaatgtttagatTCAAAAgttaaactattatttcttcacatcataggcgcagcaatgtgcacacggTGATAAGCCTAcgcaaattaaaaaaaatgtgataTCAATGTACTAGGACAGAGCCAAGAAAAAACACAATACTGTCTGGTCTTTGTGCACTTTAACCAGCCTAGATAGGGTCATAAAATAATGAGATGCTACAGATATGATTAAGTATTGTTTCTTAATGTTCATTCCCCAcccctactttaaaaaaaataatttaaacatGTTCATCTCAGCGATATGTATTATGATTTTGGCTTATGTGATATTTACTCGGGCATTTACAAATTCCTTAGAAATAACCAGACTGAGGCATTGACAGATGAACAGCAGactacaccactctctctcctcttctgtgaGAAAAATCCATCACTTCCCTCACATCCTTTTCAACAACAGGGCCTTATGGGGTGCCACTAAGAGCCTTGTTTTAATTTCCTCAGATgaactacaggtaactgccaaaataaaggaaacaccaacataaggtgacttaatagggtgttgggcaaCCATGAGCCAGAACAACTTCAGTGCACCTTGAGATAGactctacaagtgtctggaactattTTGAGGGAttcaacaccattcttccacaataaattccatCATTttgtggtggtggaaaacactgtctcagtcATCGCTCcggaatctcccataagtgttcaattgggttgagatttggtgactgagatggccatggcatatggtttatatTTTTCCTTGCTCATCAAACCAGTCAGGGACCACTCGTACCCTGtagatgggggcattgtcatcctatgggggaaTAGCCAAGGAAGCCAAAATAATGGTCTGCCCAGCATTGTTATACATGACCCTTAGcataattgcttaattaactcaggaaccacaccagtGTGGAAGCgcatgctttcaatatactttgtatagcTCATTAACATAAGTATTTCCATTATTACCTATATCAACCCCCCACTGACCTTACCTGCCAATCAATATAATGAGCACTCCTTTCAGAGAACCCAAGGAAGAAAGATGTCTGCACATTGGTTCAAAACCCATTGATTGTCAACGTCACCAGTTTATATTTTCCGGTAAGCCTACATACAAATCACCTTCAGCTGTGCTGCTAGATTTTGTTTTTACTTAAGTCAACTTGCTGTTTAAACACACCTCTGCGAGTTGATTGACGAGTCCAGATGTAAGACAGCGCTCTACAGAGTGTAATTAATGGTGTATAGCCAAGGTCAGTGTGGATGGCTGATTGATCAACATGCTGATCAGATGACACAATGATTTAGAGCTCAGCTCCTCTACGAGAGGCTCTGGCCATCCATCTACCCATTAGCCAATATCTCTTGCATGGGGATTGGTTCTCCCGCTCCCATCGTCACATTGGGCCTCAGTATGACCACCAAGAAGCATACCTCATGTAGCCCGTCTCTTTAATAAAAAAAGATTTCCATAAGAAAATCAGACAGGTCAAAGACTATTTTCAGTGAATAGCTTAACTGATGAGCAGACCAATGAGTGTTGCTCCCCGACCAACTGATTCTAATTGTTAAGAAGCCCAGTAAGACCAAATGAAAGTAGGAACTTAGAACTGACCATCCTCACTAGGGGACAAAGTGTGAACACACCAAATTCTTGAGCATCAACAAACGGTTGAACAAAATTCATTAAAGTGGCATTAAAAGTGAGCGACCAGCTTAGTTGCACAGGAGAAAAAGGTGAAGCTGGCTGGGGCACTGGCGCTATGAAAGGCCTTTAATGACAGGAAGCTCCATGGATTGAAGTTCATTACTAGTGAACAGCAGGGGGAGAGCTCAGTTACTGACACTACTTTTACAGAATGGAAACGTACGCAGATAATGTTTACATGTCCTGCAAAGCATTTCTATAGCCTATAACACATTCTACAATAAAGGTGAATACACCAAACAATTTACTCTAATGGGCCAAGTATCACATGCAGTTTTACATTTGTTTCTTATTTGGATGAGCGGTTGTTCGATGGCGTGAGGATaatttgagatggtttgtgagGACTGAAATGGTCTCGACTCCCCCTTGTGGCTGATAAAGGCACGCTGCAGGTCTAGGCATGAGCACAAATGGCCATCAACTACAGTAATTCATGTGCTCAAAttaaattgatacattttcactgGAGCAAACAATAAGGGGTCCATCACCATGTCAATATACACAAGGTTGTACAAACTGTATCCTATACCAGACGTGTCAATGTCAACAGTGCATTTATTATTATAAACAGGTCAAGTATTCATATTTCCCATTACAATAAAAAGGCCATTCATCTGAACTCTAATTTATATACAGTTCTTTGGGATGTATACACGCAAACCAGTTTTCTTTGCTTCTCTTTGGAAGTGCAGCTCATTCCACTAAGGCACAGTACAGGTGAAGGGCCACCAATGGactgggctctggtctaatgctGGTCCCTTCCTTTAGGCCAGGGCAGGGAAGTCCTCTGGGTCATCAGGGTTTGGTGCCTGTCCCTGCTGGATCCGAGCCTGGGGAGAATCAGAGTCAACTTAGTGGGATGCCTGCATCAAGATGTGGGTAAAGAACAAAGCCCAGCAGGCAATTTTAGTGCAATTCACAAATGCATGAGGCACCATGGATTGAAGACACTTTGCTGCCCTCTACTGTGGTTTGAAACCCTTCATGTACAGCCAACAGGACCCAGTCAACCAGACATACCTTTTCAGGAAGCTTCTGAGGAGAAACGGTCTCTGGCCGTGCGGCTGGGCCACCTCGTCCACGCCCCCCTCTTCCTCTGGTCCCCCGTGAGGGTCGTCCCAGGCTGCCAAAGTCAATCTTCAGCTTGGCTGTGATGTCATTGGCGGGGCGACGGAGAGATGCAtcgtcatcctcctcctcctcaacctgCTCCTGCTGATTCCCAGAACCCAGGCAACGCAGACAAAAACACTTAGCGAAATCAGTACCCTGTGATTAGGGTTGTAAAACTACTAGTAATTTAacaaagttactggaattttgaTAATTAAATAGGTAATCTATGGTAACTTGTCATTTATACTTAAAATTTGTAtcctattaaaaaatatatacccgTGTCCATAAGTTCCTAGTGGATTCATTTTCAATGAAGTCTTCCAAGTATTTACTGCCATCAGTTGGCACCAAAACATTTACAGCAAGGAcattgaaaaataaataagtgtAAAAAATATCCTTCAATATTGCATGCCAAAACCCTCATATTATACAAACAGTATTCACTTAATTggttatatttaggataatgttatACAGCATTGTCattctatttaaaaaatatattcaagTTCCCAAAATACTGGTAGTATTTACCGGTAATACACTCCCTTTTGCAACCTtagctgtgattcaatgagaggTACCAAACATGAAAGAGTGACTAAGCAGCCCGTATTTGCAGCATTTTACCAGGATTGCTCACCTCAACCTGTTTCTTGGACTTGTGGATGACCACTGAGTCAGAGGGCACAATGGTATCAGCCTTGCGCAGGTTGAACTCCTTCTTGGGCCGGTTCTGTTCTTGCAGAGCTTTCCACTCATCCAGAGACATCTCCACAGCAACCCCCACCACTGATTCCCCCTCGCCTTCATTCTCAGGGGCGCTGCAGAGAATCAACAGGTTACTATGGCATAGGAAAATTCAACACTCAAACTCATTCTATAACTAGAGTGAATTGTGAGTATTTAAAAATGGTAATGTCAGAGCATGTATAGTctagtctttaaaaaaaaaaaataataataataattctggTGAGTATTGCAGAAAGAATTAAGCTATACATGTATACTGTTTGCATGGTCACAGTCTGATTAAATCGTGGTGCTGTGCTGGTAACCATCTGTCACTCACAGATTTGCACCAGTCTCTGCCACCTCATCTCCGTCACCTCCCTCCTCAGTCGCAGCCCCATCAGCCGCCGCACTAAAAAAAAAGGATCAGTATAACTACGGTAACAATCATGCTAGACAATTCTCAGACGAACACTTTACACATTGATTGTTACACCACTCAATGAGGGCTTTTTAAATTCAGATTAAAAAGGAATACGTCGGCTTTAATTTATATTTTTTCTAGATAGAAGTCACAACATTGCTCCATCCTTCCAAATCTCATCTTGTTGGCTACTATTGGAAGTGTGGGAAACTTCAGTATCTGATTAGGTGTTCGGATGGGAGTACTGGCTGCTAACGGTTGCATTTGATTGGGTCCGAGTCAAAATCATGTTCCCTCTCAGGAGGGGCATTTTCTTATTTTATCCTTCTTCCTCGATATGTCCGCCAGGGGCGGAAATaccggggggggggggacacgacccccccatcctgggaaaaatatgatttgtcccccccaatatatcactgaaacataactatgtaatttaaatattaataatacgcaatgaaagcaattgtgccgATTATAGacaatagcgcgtttttaagtttcaaaagattgcgacccccccaccctttgcctcacaatggtttgatccactgccagttccttagcttgctaggtaacagagaggtcgtatctactgtctgaaaggcactcaatgcacgtaactgacgtgaggttaatacagtcaatcgcgcacacacactagctgaatatgcagagctagcgcgcaaatattaactattaagctagctagtacctattccatttatgtggcgtcgtcaaagatggaatctttgctatcgtcaatttattccaagatcagcatgcagatgatgtaagttagtgcttcaaagtccctgtgataaggttaccgataaactgaaatccaaactgaacagaactactctcttctaccattgtcttaaatatatttaatggtctcgttgcaaaagctaaattgtggcaagggaacttttattcatttattttatttcacctttatttaacccgggtagcaaagattatagcaaacaccactgaaacagaattggtgctcgctagctttgcaaattcagctattgttggaagccagccaatatgaaacaaactattaaaattacaaaaggttgcagcatatgttgtgtaaatggtgaactcatacagctgtcaactcgtgtcattttaatccgtttcacatttgctagctaccttttagatcgaagcccaaatagaatgattgatgatagaagcccatctcctactgtagccagccagccaggtagaaaaatggcagaaaaataagagacggacatcagagtattttttcaatacaccaaaacgcatagtaagaaccctagtagcctaatatctcaaagactagttgataaaaatgttcataagaaagaaatgaaattctaatggaaatgtttcacaatgatgtcattaggcagagcaggcaacagatggcacacagacagcagcgttggggacagatatgcagggacagactggcagagacagggagtctcaggtaagtttgttgagtctttgtttggcaacattatgaaaggttctcaatttttttgacttgtaaaataagaacataattggaaaatgccatggatagccccactctcaacttaaactggtgactgaactaagatttgttaaaggcaatggtattgctgttgtgattagttgtgtagttttgggtaccggtagttaggagtacggcaaacaccttatttctttggttcctcaatatacatttaccatattacaatgtaggctatgtgttacagcactacttttggtgtccccctcaggaattgctcaagaaaatttcatgtaattgtcccctccaaagttgatattagATTTTCGCCCTCTATTTCGACCAAATTGGACAACATTTAAGTAGCCTGTGGCGTTAATTTGGCAACttatgctagctagcttgttGCAAGTCAGAAATGTTTTTCTGAAAACCTCTGGACCGTCAGCCACGGGGAAATATTTGATTGGTTTTATAAGTGGCAACAAGTCACTAGCATCCTCCTAGACCAGGAGTTCCCAAACTTTCtcactcaggccccccttccaaccttgtgcattctactattacaactgtCAAAAGTAAGTTGAAAGCCGGACTGACTTTTGGGGGGGACCCCACAACCCCCCATAGGGGGCGTGCCCCAGTCtgggaaccactgccctagaTTAGTGATGCACCAATGACATCTTTGGCAATACTGATATTttccttcacaaaaaataaataaagggatGCAAGAACCAATATTTAATTTTTGCGGTCTTAAGCATTCAAGTAGTTAAATAGTTAGAccactgcgtccatgtgtgttttaaggcactgcatctcaatgcaagaggcgtcactacagtccgtGGTTCGAATCCAgtttgtatcacatccggccgtgattgggagtcccatagggcagcgcacaattggcccagcatcatccgggctgttattgtaaataagaatgttctgaactgacttgcctagttaaataaaggttacacaccacactgaccaaaaagttattttgttggcatttacgcatgtccccattaccagtaaaacaatcAAAACTCATTTCTTTCACTTACCTGCCGTGCTATTTTGTTGTTCAgccgtttcattctcaaccaggatttctatggaatgccgtttgggtctttgcgtgtcaaaaaagatgcgTCAAATAACACTAATCATAATCTGtttaagtagctagctaactatatagctaggtttcatttaaaataaccctaatttacaaGACAGTTCTTATTGGATTTCACCTtggagttgtctcgctgaaattttcttacactttcaaatgactgctcgacttgttgactgctcgtgCCACACAGCAAACAttgtgtgggctaggttaggaatgctgttgcACATGTAGTGCACAATTTTACGTGGCGTTATTacatcatgtacctacgttatacaAGTACACAcggtagctttgacatcggtttttaacattggcgttaaactagacatctacCGATACCAATATTGCCATTTTTAGCTAATaatcggccgattccgatatgtttaCCAATATGTCGTGCATCCCTACCCTACTGTAATCCACCCCTTTTTATATAGTCTTCCTGAGGAGAACTTCCCCAGGCTTTCGAACAGAATGTGAAATGCCTGGGCTTCAGAGGCTACTCCCCCAATTATAGCAGAGCTCTCCTATAGCTAGTTAACACTGCACTGAGCAaaagcaaggcgctacagagggtagtgtgtacggcctaCACCAGGCTGTgtcaaaggccctaaaaattgtcagactccagcctccCAAGTCAGACTGTTACCGCACGACATGCAGTACCGAtgcaagtttggaaccaacagggccctgaacagcttctacccccaaaccataagactgccaaATAGTTAGTCCAACTAGCTTTgttacctgcattgaccctttttgcagtaACTCTACactctactgtttattatctttcctgttgcctagtcactttatccctattGTTCGTCTACACCTGTAGTTTACAAAGCACCAACAGTCCTAGTGTGCATACTCACCTTATGTGATCCCTCATAGATCCCCAGTTACGTGGACCACTGCCCCCTCGCTTCTCCTCTGACCGCACACCACTGCAACAGGCAAATGCTCTAACGTCACCAACCTCTACTTCACGGCAGAATTGATAAGGGTTACGTGAGGAGTATTGTTCTTACGTTCTATCACTACCACTGTGGCGCTCAAACTCCCTCTTGCCTCTCTGGTCAAAGCCATCTGTGGATCTTATGTTGCCCCCGCCACGCATTCCTCTTCCACGGCCTCCACCTCGGCCCCTTCCAGGACGCTCACCCTGATCCACAGGCCTGTTGGGGTAGCGTGAGTAGTTATTACAGTCCTTGTGGCCAAGTGAAAACACATACTCTAGAACAACGATAAGCCTTTGTTCTATCCTAGCTGATTTGAGAAGACTAGAATGGGGTAAAGAGCATGACTGCTCCACCAAGGGTGCTGTTGGGCCAGGTGGAGTTTGAACTTGCATACAAGTACCCAGTTCTCAGATCTGCAAAGCAGTGTCAGCATAGAAAATAAACTGAAGGAAATTACACATGGGAATCATTGAATAGCCAGTGTCCCGTTTAATATGTGAAACCAGAAAAATGCCCAGCTCGTGTATAACTACCTTTCAATAGAGTATCCTAGGGGTGCTTCACTGTCGTTCTGCCTTCGATCCCGGAAGCCAACTCGTCGCTCCTCTACATGGCCAGGTGCACCTTGAGGATATTTCGGACCTGCACATAAATTAAAAGCTTAATGTAGATGACAAATTATGCAACcagcaccccacacacacacacacacacacaaaaccagtaGAACAGCCAACTAATCCAGAGAGGATCCAATTACCTACAATGTAACCAAGAGCTAGCTAGCTTATAACTATACCTCTTAGGTATTATCACAAGGCCACAACTTGCTTGTTTCTACTGTTTAATGGGTAGCTATACTGAAGAAGAAAAAAccatttcaaaaggttttactaAGCTACAGTTCATACACGGAAACCAGTCATGTTAaacaaattcattaggccctattctatggatttcacatgactgggcaggggtgcagctatGGGTGGTGGGCAGAGGCCAAACCACTTGGTAGCCCAGCCAACCAGAATGAGTTTCTCccacaaaaagggctttattacaccACAGAAATACACACCGACCCCACAATCCTgctggtgaagaagctggatgtggagttcTTGAACTAGTGTGGTTACAGTCCATGGTTGTGAGGCCggatggacgtactgccaaattctctaaaatgatgtgggggcagcttatgatagagaaattaacttTAAATTATCTGGAAACAGTTCTGgtcgacat
It encodes:
- the LOC106563325 gene encoding intracellular hyaluronan-binding protein 4 isoform X2; translation: MKGIVEEPIDTESAGFGCAVTNRFGQLLDDEADPFDIIREAQAEKQKKKKKDEPKKTATADKLVKKDSQKDRRTPLSAGECDNAHVKTLQGPKYPQGAPGHVEERRVGFRDRRQNDSEAPLGYSIERPVDQGERPGRGRGGGRGRGMRGGGNIRSTDGFDQRGKREFERHSGSDRTGVRSEEKRGGSGPRNWGSMRDHISAAADGAATEEGGDGDEVAETGANLAPENEGEGESVVGVAVEMSLDEWKALQEQNRPKKEFNLRKADTIVPSDSVVIHKSKKQVEEQVEEEEDDDASLRRPANDITAKLKIDFGSLGRPSRGTRGRGGRGRGGPAARPETVSPQKLPEKARIQQGQAPNPDDPEDFPALA
- the LOC106563325 gene encoding intracellular hyaluronan-binding protein 4 isoform X1, whose translation is MKGIVEEPIDTESAGFGCAVTNRFGQLLDDEADPFDIIREAQAEKQKKKKKDEPKKTATADKLVKKDSQKDRRTPLSAGECDNAHVKTLQGPKYPQGAPGHVEERRVGFRDRRQNDSEAPLGYSIERPVDQGERPGRGRGGGRGRGMRGGGNIRSTDGFDQRGKREFERHSGSDRTGVRSEEKRGGSGPRNWGSMRDHISAAADGAATEEGGDGDEVAETGANLAPENEGEGESVVGVAVEMSLDEWKALQEQNRPKKEFNLRKADTIVPSDSVVIHKSKKQVEQEQVEEEEDDDASLRRPANDITAKLKIDFGSLGRPSRGTRGRGGRGRGGPAARPETVSPQKLPEKARIQQGQAPNPDDPEDFPALA